In one window of Temnothorax longispinosus isolate EJ_2023e chromosome 9, Tlon_JGU_v1, whole genome shotgun sequence DNA:
- the LOC139819744 gene encoding uncharacterized protein: MIDNDKAQAMLTFALLSTLLILSGIRTAGDGVDWDSPRSPASAVITKNFHGHASYIEPVFYGDFMQPSQRRLLEHPRRAKQVYRSHDYNVARRHRRPRNKHDEGRPYRSSAVKNDEDEDEEEEEEEEEENQHDEEDKLDDEGADEETAEQDEEETVNEEPTEVYDYETEVKNVASQDARRDGHRAIFPMMVLGASLLILLLA, encoded by the exons ATGATCGATAATGACAAGGCTCAGGCTATGCTCACGTTCGCTCTTTTATCAACACTTTTAATTCTATCGGGCATTCGTACCGCCGGCGATGGTGTCGATTGGGACTCTCCGAGATCGCCCGCGTCGGCCGTAATTACGAAAAACTTCCACGGACACGCTTCATACATAGAGCCCGTGTTTTACGGAGATTTCATGCAGCCGTCGCAACGCCGTCTTCTCGAACATCCGCGCAGGGCCAAGCAGGTATACCGCAGCCACGACTACAACGTCGCGCGAAGACACCGTCGACCTCGAAATAAGCACGACGAGGGCAGACCTTATCGTTCGTCAGCTGTGAAGAACGACGAAGATGAggatgaagaagaagaggaggaggaagaggaggaaaatCAGCACGACGAGGAAGACAAGCTCGACGACGAGGGCGCCGACGAGGAGACCGCGGAGCAGGACGAGGAAGAAACGGTGAACGAGGAACCCACCGAGGTCTACGATTATG agaCCGAGGTGAAAAATGTTGCTTCTCAAGATGCCCGTCGCGACGGACATCGAGCGATATTCCCCATGATGGTCCTCGGCGCAAGTTTACTGATTCTTCTGCTCGCCTAA
- the LOC139819743 gene encoding E3 SUMO-protein ligase NSE2, producing MAQFAQMIEDLDDCFVKTAGNIIKYCDDDEEEMHKELKELREVLIENCTEFARIKAADKISEQMQCVSELQPEKDVKHITQEYKKAIIEIQVNPLEDNRLLEYDRQIEGLLQATKAESNNGADDTDADLRLTGSEINVIDPISKTRMTDPVRNAVCGHVYDRESLVAMLKKNKNTRCPVVGCTSLDYIDLSQCRPDIVTKTFLERNPA from the exons ATGGCACAGTTCGCGCAAATGATAGAAGACCTCGACGATTGTTTCGTGAAAACGGCGgggaatattattaaatactgcG ATGATGATGAGGAGGAAATGCATAAGGAGTTGAAGGAGTTAAGAGAGGTCTTAATAGAGAACTGTACGGAGTTTGCAAGAATAAAGGCTGCGGATAAAATCAGCGAGCAGATGCAATGTGTGTCTGAGCTGCAGCCGGAAAAAGACGTGAAACACATCACACAA GAATATAAAAAGGCTATAATCGAAATCCAAGTTAATCCGTTGGAAGACAACAGGCTGCTGGAGTATGATCGTCAGATTGAAGGCCTGCTTCAAG CAACTAAAGCTGAATCGAATAACGGAGCGGATGACACGGACGCCGATCTGCGGCTGACGGGCAGCGAAATAAATGTGATTGATCCGATCTCGAAGACCAGAATGACCGATCCTGTGAGAAATGCAGTCTGTGGTCATGTGTACGACAGAGAAAGCCTTGTCGCGATGttgaaaaagaacaaaaacacTAG ATGTCCTGTGGTTGGCTGCACCAGCTTGGATTACATAGATTTAAGTCAGTGTCGCCCTGACATTGTGACGAAAACGTTCTTGGAGAGAAATCCTGCTTAA